CACCGCTAGCCTCAGCTGCTTACATCAGCCCTGTCACCACCTGGTCCCTGAGAACAGACTGTTGGAGGTGGGGTCGTGGGTGGGGAGGTCACCACTGGGAGGGCAGGCTCCCCACGTTTGGGTTCCAGTTTCTGTCCCAGGCGCCCGGTGCACACAGCCCCCTtagggcctgggggtgggaagCCAGCTCGCTTTAGATCAGTCACCGGGGTTCCCGCCTTAGAAGGGTCCCCACCTTAGATCACTCACTTGGACACTAAGGCACGTTTTAGCGTCTCTTGTCTTAATGATTATGTCCATTTGTCTGTCCATTTGTGTTTTCTGCATCATGTCGGCAGATGTAATCCTCAGAAATAATGCACACTGGCCTCTGACAACCATGAAGCAATCTGTTACATGTGGGTCTGAACTTGTAGACTTGGTTCAAACATCAAATAAACCTATAACAGAAAGTACCTCTGGAGGCCTCCATCTCGTGGGGGTCCCTTCCCTCAGCTCTCAGGGGCCCAGTGGGCCCTGTGCActagtttgttgagtgactaTTCGTTGGGCACCTACAAGATAGTtagctctgctcctctccctgccccatgcAACTGTAAGCTCCTTAGAGGCAGCTGCTGGACGACAGCTGGATGGAGCGTCTGTTACAAGTCACGTGTGGGCCCAGGCCGGGATCCTGCAGTCAGCACATTGTCTGCAGGCCCAGTGGCCTGTGGTTTGGGCCCTCGTGAGCTTTGCTGgattgggggagggaagggagggcagtGGAAAGGGAGGCAGTCCTTGTCCCAGCTCAGTCATCCCCTGCCTGGAGCTGGGCAGATGCCTTCCCTCCCGTGGCCTCCATATCCCATCTGGAATGGGCATTGCCACTCCGTGCCCTCACAGGTCCCTTGTGATTCCAACAGCCAGTCCCAGGGTTCTGCAGAGGTGGGGCAGAGAGTCACCGTGAGAGGGCCTGAGCTGCTCGCAGCCCCTTTGGGACATTGGGAAAGGTGCTGGGGTCCagggcagaggctcagagaggtggacaGGGCTGCCTtctaatcctagctctgccatttatttgatgtggggcctcagtttcctcattggtaacaTGAGGATGGTGTTGGCAGCCATGCAGCATTGCTCTGAGGCTGACTCCTGATGATTCTGCATTTGGGTGGACTTTTCAGCAGAGGGCCTAGCTCCCAGTACCCAGTCACGGATATCTTCCTCCCAGACCAGAGAGGCTTGTGCTGGACTGACTAAGGGGCCCTGGGACAGGGGTctttgggggaagaagaaaggccATCGCTTCTGACCTCAGCCTTACGGTGAAGCCTTAGCTGCTGCATGGGCACTTCCTCTGGAACAGGCCGGAGTCTGCCTTTCCTCCCTCCATGGGACTCTGACCCCTCCAGGTGACCTCAGGACTGAGCAGCTGGACTGTGACCCCCCTCTCGGACCCTCCTGTGTCTCCAGAGTGGAGGTCTTCCCCTCCTGTCTGGTGCTacctctctctccccaaactcCCATGCCCGGACCCAGCCTTGGGGCCTCCCAGTGCCTGGAGCAGCACTGTTCCATCTGGAGCTGGTTAGTTTTTGGAAACAACAGCAATGTGCAAACGCCTCCCACCGCTTCCCAGAGCCTGAGCAGAATGAGTAAACAAACGCCAGGCCCAGCACCACCCGCCACATTCCCTCCCTGACCCCGTTCCCTCCCTCACAACCTCCTAACAAAAGCTCCCCACTCCACTTAAACCACAGGGgtggtctctctgactccaagcGCAGTTTGAAAACCTGGGGAAgttcaaaaaacaaatgaaaaatacccTCACATTCCACCCAGAACAGCCCCACTAACGTTCGGTGCACGGTGAGTACGCACTCACTGAgtgcccagctctgtgccaaGCTCCTTGTCAGCAGTAAGAATTCATCTTCCTCCTTACAAAACGAACTTCTGTTATCCCGAAATTGCAGATGGGGAAAGTAAGGCCTGGGCGTGGACTCGACCCCAGTCTGCCTCACTGAGCCTCCACCGCGAGTCTTCACTGGGGGTTCCCAGGGCAGTTGCTAGCCCAGCACGACAGGCCCTCCCTGTACTGGTGGCACATGGCAGGTGTCTCTGTGTTTTTTGGAGGACCCCCTCAGAAGGGGCCAGGACAGCTGGCCACGCCCTGCCTCCCGTGAGCTGAGTCTCAGCTGTATTTCCCGTGGTTCTGTCTTCAGCCTGCCCTCCTCGCCCAGCTTAACCCCTCTGACCCTCTCCTTCCAGCCTCGAGAGCCCAGTGGGGCTCAGCCCTCCCCCGGCCCTGGGCCCTCGGGAAGCCGGCATGAAGCAGCTACTCCCAGTGCAGTGCACTGGCCCAGAAGACACGACTTGACTGGGGCCAAAGCTCCTGAAGCCTGAGCTGTGTCCCCCTGCTCATTCTCAAGACGCTCTGTGTCTTTGCCATTCAGAAAGTGTCATTTCAGGGAAGGCTGGTGGCCAGTTTTCGGAAGCTGAAGCCAGAATTGCCCTGTCAGCTGCCAAGCAAGGCCGGCTAGAAGGGTGGGTGTGCATGTGCTTTTCCCAATGTGGACAGCAGACAtgttggggctgggggtggggaagtgggaaACAAGAACCACGCTTCTCTCCCTCATCCTGAAGGCCCAGGCCCCCACTCTCCAGCCCCTTCTTTCTAAGATCCTCCTGTCTTCTGCCCTCCTCTGAGCTGCAGACTCATCTGTACATCGCTTCCATAATCCTCCCAGCACCTAGAGTTGCAGGGGATCAGAAGTGGGAGGGGCCCTGACAATTCTCGGAGGACCTCTTCCACCTTTGGAATGCACAACCCTTCAGCGGGGTCTGATGTGCATGTCCCCCAGACCCACTCTgcatcccaccccacccagggGTTGATGTGGGTGGCCCAGGGACACTCTAATCCtcccctgaggcccagagagggacagatTGGTTGGAGGTCACAGTTAGTGGTGGCACCTGGGCTCAGGTGTCCTGTCTGCTGGATTCTCCTAGAACACAACTCCTGGGCACCTGGTAAGCAGCCAGTGAGCTGGGAGCTGTGTCTGGAAACCAACTGGGAGGGAGCAGTTAAAAACCAAGAGGGGGATCAGAAAGGGCTAATCCTGGCTTAGCTGGGGGATGAACGTaggtgtggggctggggctgaggcaaGGGCCCATCCAGGGGCAGGAGTGACAGGGTGCAGGTGAGGGCTGGGGCTCAGCCTGGAGGGTCCCAGGCTGGTCTGTGTGTGTTCGGGGGAGGGAAGCTGGGGGCCCCAGTTGGGTTTTCTCTGGGTAGAGATGGGTTAAGTCCTCCAGGGCCTCCTAGGCTCCACCCTTTCTCCCCGCCCAAACTTCCTCTCAAGCCTTAGGCACAGCACACAGATCCACCCTGCACCCTGTCTTGACATCATGACCGGCCTGAGCCCCTCACAGCTCCAGAAGGTAGGTGCCTGCAGAGAGTGGGGACCCAGAGGGTCAGATAGGAGTCGGGAGTCCCTTGGGATCTCCAGTAGTCCTCGGGAACTCAGCCCCACACCAGGCCATTTTTCCATAAGAAGAAAGTGAAACCTAGAGTGTTTAGTCCCAATCATGACCCCTAACTTCTGTGCATGGAGCCAGGGGCGTCCAGGCTGCAAGACCTAGCtggcaatgtgtgtgtgtgaccaaaACTGGAATAAAGCACCAGGATCAGGCAGTACTGGTCTAGGCGGACATATGAAGGGCTCCGGGCCCCTGggagcctggcacagggcagcCGGTCCGCATGCATTCCAACACAAAAGGCTACCCCGTGGGAATTAGAGCGAGCAGACTCTGAAAACAACATGACCCTTGTTGGGTGTTCCTGAGAGCAagggaaaaatgcagaaaaatacagaaaagctcaaagaagaaaatggaaaaccacCCATAAATTCCTACCGTGAGACAATATTTTGGTAAATAGCCCTAGAATCTTTAAAAGGTCCATCTTACTGCTCACGCTTATGGAGCGCTCGCCGTGTGTTTCATAAAGGAGGCACTAGTGTCCTCCCTGTTGGATGgtctgagggtcagagaggggaAAGCACTTGCCCAAGTTCTCAGAGTGTCTAGGACATTAATTTGCATTTGGCTGGTTTTTTCATCTCAGAGTAGACCGGGGACGTGTTCCCATGTcggtaaatatttttctaccacGTGATTTTCATCAGCTGGGTTGTGTTCCGGGTAGACGAACCACACTTTGTTGAACGAATCCCCTGCTGCTGagcattcaggttgtttccaacttATTGCTTGTTTAACAAGCCTCCGTCAGTACCCCCCATACATACACCTTTGCTCCCCTCTTTGCTGATCCTCCACCTTCTCATGTCGGGGAGTCCTAGCAGTGTGTTTACTCGATCACGTGTACACCGTTTGTGTGGATGACCCAGTTGCCAAGGAGGCAATCACTGTTCAGCTTGCTGCTGATATGAGGATCAAGGTTCTAACATGCAGAGCTGCCCAAGGCAGAAGGGCCTGTGGTGGGTGGTCATGAATGCTCCAGCATCCTGTGTGTGGAAGGCAGAACTGGGCATCcatgggacagggagggagggagggaatgggggTCAGTAACTGGAAATCAGACACTTCACAGTGGTTTCTAGAGGGGACTTCCAAGGCTCTTGTTAAGGTTAAGACTTTACACTTGTCTGCAAGGAAACACAAAgatattctttctctcctccttgtcTCTATAGCCTCAGAATGAGAGGAGTGGAGGCAAGTCAGAATAAGGCATGTGTTTTCACTGCCCACTGGCCGCCCACTGCACTCAGGATCAAGCCCAGCTTCTTGCCTGGCCCGGCTCGGGTGCcactttcctgcctcccttccaccCTCACTCTGCTCCATCGGGTCCCAGCTCCTCGTGTCCCTCCCGCACTCCCTtggcctggaatgctcttccctgtcTCTTCCACTCCCAGTATCCTGCTGGTCCCCATAACATGTCACTTCCTCAAGGCTGCTGCCCTCAGCCCCTGTGCCCTCCCCATCTGGTTGACAGTAGACTCTTCTGCCTTAGCTCTCAGCCCTGTCCCTCCGTGCACTAAGCAGCCTGTGATAGTGTGCTCCCCTGTGTGCTGGTGTCTTTGATGTCAGGCTCCTTGCCGAGATGGTCAGTTCCGGGAGCACAGCCAtcatggctggctggctggctggctcgtTACTGAATCTCCGGCTCCTAAAACCGTGTctggtgcacagtaggtgctcaatcaatTTTAGCTGAATAACTGAGTGAGGTTGTATTCCCATGTGACCCAGGCCCCTTGGAGGGGAAGGGTGAGGacatctctccttcccctccctcctgccttccttcaaGCAGCCGATACTGATGGCTCCTCACTGGGTGCCAGACAGCATGACCAGGCTGGGGCCAGAGCAATGAACAGGACCCTTGgtcctgccttcacagagcttcGGGTTGGGGGAGAGGTCCAATCTGTCCTCAGAAAGAGCGGCTGAGGGAAGGGGGGAGCCTGAGTGTCCTCGCTGCCCGCAGTTCCAGGAGGATGGATTCCTGGTGCTGGAAGGATTCTTGTCTGCAGAGGAGTGTGTGGCCCTGCAACAGAGGATTGGCCAGATAGTGGCCGAGATGGATGTCCCTCCCCACTGCCGTGCGGAATTTCCTCCTCGCATCCTCAACAAGGCAGAAGAGCAGCAGAAAACCCAGGTGGGCACCTGGGGCAGGTGAGGAGGGGATGTGGTCTTTGTTGGGCGTCCCCGTCTCCAGCCAGAGCAGCAGCCCTTGGGCTTGTTCTGGTAACAGTCAGGCCAGAGCCTTCCCCGTGCCgggctccaggccaggccccttATATGCACGTTTCCTTCACTCCTCACTATGAATGTATGAGGTCGGCATTATTGCCCCcctttgacaggtgaggaaaatgaagctccaTTCTTTGGCCCCAAACCTGCACGGTTAGTAATTGATAGTgcgaggatttgaacccagatctggcTGATACCAAGTGCGTGCTGTTCCCTGCTTGCTGCGCTTCCTCAGTATTTCTCCTCCCCCAAAAGGGCCTTTATCAGCCAGTAACCCAGCCCACGCCAAGTGATTCTGTGGGCCCACCTGTGTAAGCCTTAGGACCCAATGAGACTAGAAACTGTGTTTCCCCCTAGTGACTTAACATGACTCAGTACAGTCTAAGATGGGTATATTGAGACTCACCGGTTCTCCCACACAGTTCTCTTAACTTCCATAGTCTGGATTTAGGAGCCTGTCTGTGGCCGGCCCCTAAGTCAAAGCTGCAGGCCAGGCTCACTGATGGGGCTCACTCATGCTGAGGAGCTCCTGCCATCTGGTGGGCACAAAGGAAACAACAACAGCTGGAAGCCCTGCCACCCAGAGAACAGGCTCTTGGGAAGGAAAAAGGGTGACAGAACGATAATTTCCTCCCAAAGGTCGGTTTCATTGGGCGACATGGCAGCCTTCTAAGTGAAGAAAGGAGATACGGGGGTCCTATGTCCAGAGACAGGTCACTCAAAGGCTCCGAGGAGTGAGGGGGCCGAATCTTGTGCCCTCCAAGCTGCCTTCTGAGAATGCTCCAGAgaccagggagggggtgggggatggaggggagaAGAGTGTATATGCCTTGGTTTATACTGCTTGCGAAGAGCTCGGCACCGTGCCTGGCACTCAATAAGCCCTCAATATTCACTACTGATATCGTGAAAGACTTTGAAACgggtattaaaagaaaatcagaccAGTGGATGTCCTGTCTAGATCTCCCTGCCGGCCGACCTCCACCGTTCCTTGTCTTTGAGTTATTGGACAACTCTGTGAGTTGTACAGAACCGATAATCATGCACAAGATACTTGTCCACAGAAAGGGACATAAACTGGGTCCAGCGGAATGCAGTTGTTGCCCCGCAGACAGATCAGTTTTGCATCGATGTGTAAATTGGTTTCAGCATTGGTTAATGCCTATATGTATGTGGTTCTTGGAATTCTCCTTCGAACATCTTACTGGTTCCCCCTGTGAATTAACGAGTTCAGTAAAATCCTTGACACATTTAGCACCACTGCTGTACTATCATTGTTATCTCCTTATGCTTCCCTGACTGGTTTGCCTCATCCTGATCCTAGTGCAGAGGAGCTAAGAATGTTGAAAAACACTTCTAGTTTCCAGTGGGAAGGGCTTTGAAAGGGCCAGGCAGGCACCCGTGAGAGCAGATGTGTGCACGTGAGGGAGTGGTGGGGCTCTGCCACCTGGGGAGCCCGGGTAGGGGGTCGGTGCCACTCAGCtccactcatgaggccatgcaGGAAGGTAGGGTgatatatatgatggtggtcaAGGGTGGCGAAAGCCACAGGGAAAACACGGGGCATCTTCCTGGAGCCTCTCTTTCATACGATGCTAAGAAATTTAAAACCTGATATTAAAATTAACAAGGAGAGGTTATTAATAAAACGGAAAAAGAGCCATAGCAGCTTACATTTATCGAACATTGAACCATGTCCTAGCTGAGTATTTCCTAtgtagcagcagcagtagtaatcataataaaagcaaacattcaCATGGCACATAGCACATTCAAAGGACAGTTCTAGTGCTTTCTATATACTGACTCATCATCCCTACAACACCTTCTGAGAGAGGTACCACTAATAGCATCTTTGTTTTATGAGGAAACtaagcccagagaggttcaggAAGGTGGtgtggtcacacagccagtgagtggcagagctgacaTTTGAAGCCAAGTCTTCTAGCTCCAGGGTCTGTGCTTTCAGCTGGTATAAGATCCAGCCTCAACTTGAAGCCTCCAACCATGCGGGGGAGGTCAGttctattattattcccttttacagatgaggaaactgaggctttgggagGTAAAACAAGTGGCCCAAGGCTACCTGGGGAATCTGTTTGACCGTAGTGCCTGTCTTCTGAATCACATCATATGGAGTCTAAGAGTGCCGTGACTTACGGAGGGGTTTGCAAGAATTCCACGCTTGTAGGTTCCAGCTGTGCTTCCAGGCAGTAGGGTTCCCATTCactgtctgtgcctcagtggACAAGTTAGAGAAGCGCCAGCGGGGTCTGTGGACCTGTGGGGTGGGAAGCATCTGagtcctcttccctctctgccagGCCCAGCTGTGACCCCGTGTCGCTGTCTCAGTCCCTCTGATACCCCCTCTCCACAGGACAACACAGAGTATTTCTTGAGCAGCGGCGACAAGATTCGATTCTTCTTTGAGAAAGGTGTTTTTGACGAGAAAGGTTCGGAGCTGGAGCCCTAGAGGTGTGGGAGGGGCTGGACCCGGGTAtgggccccagggctggggggcaCTGAGACAGCTGCCCGGGGCAGAGTGGACTGCAGCTCTTCTGTCTGTACCTGCTCCTTTGCTACAGGAAATTTCCTAGTCCCTCCGGAGAAATCCATCAACAAAATTGACCACGGTAAGCAGGTGCCTGGAGGAAAGgaattggggaaactgaggcttgcagTGTTTAGGGCCTTTACCCAAAGCCCACAATAGGTTAGTGGCCCAGCAAATGGCATTTCTGGCTGCGGCTCCCCCTCAGGCCCTGCTTTTCTGCATCTTATGATGCTAATCACATGGCATGCCCCAGAGCACTGGGAAGAGGTTCCACTTGAGCCTGCACGCAGGTGGGCACGTGCAGACCCCTCAGCTCTCTACTGCCTGGCCTGGGGATGATCCAGGCCCCAGGGAATGGCGTCGCCTGTGTCCCACTGCTTCCTGGAGCCTCCTTAAGGAACACCGAACATGTGGACGTGGTCCCTGTCCTGAGACCCCAAACCAAGCTAGGAAActgtctcccttttttttctctttccggGATGatacattataatttattttctagaccacttatttttaaacttgaagATATCTCATGGTAGCTTtgtaaaaaattgtggtaaaatacatataacataaaatgtatcattGTAACCTTTTTGAAGTaggcaattcagtggcattaagtacattcaatGCTACTTTTTGTAATAATAGCAAATAGTGAGAAGAGGGGCTATTCTGCGCAGGGCCGGCTGTGGTTGCACCCGCATTAGCCCATTGGGTCCTACGGCGGCCTAGGGGCAGGGCCACTCTTCCAGTCCCATTgcacagagaggaggctgaggcttAAAGGAGAGAAACGATGGCTCAAAGTCGCATACTGTAAGTGCCAGTACCAAGATCGCTAGCAAGTTATGGGCCCTGTGAAGTCAGAGCTGTGAGGTTCCCAGATGGCTGGAAGGTCAAGATGAAGGTCATGGGTGGGTGGGTCCTGGGGTGGGATGAAGCATCTGTGGGGCCCATTCCTCAGTTATAAACAGGCACAAAGCTTAATGCACACAAAATAGGTGAAAATGTCAAAGTGAGGCCTGAGTCTAGATGCTCAGGGTTAGGCCCGGAAGGGACTCATGCGGGTGGGACACTGGCCCCTCCACTGTCTCTGTCCCGCAGCTCTGCACGCCCACGACCCTGTCTTCAAGGGTGCCACCCACTCCTCCAAGGTGCAGGTGAGCAGGGGTGGGGCGAGGGCAGGTGCGTGGGCCAGATGTGAGTGTGGGCAGGCCGGCAGtgacctctgcctccttccaggcCGTGGCCAGAAGTCTGGGCTTCCATATGCCTGTCGTGGTGCAGAGCATGTACATCTTTAAGGTGAGCTTCGcggcctccccaggcctcagctgaccctctgtaaaatgggcagagtGCTCTTCCAAAGCTCCTCCTTACAATGGGCCAAAAGCTGCTTCCCTGAGGAATTTTTGTTAAGTTGGGGGAGAAGACACAAAGTCAGTCTTCTCTGGTTAAAGTGCCAGGCACTTAGTTGGTGCTCAGTTCAAATTCGGTGGTGGGAAGGAAGGGGATTCCCAGGactccttcctcccttcattgGCTATTGAAATGCTCTGCTCTGGGctttcaaggcccagctcagtgCCATCTCGTCCAAGAAGCCTTCCAGGTCCCTTAGGAAGAGAGGGACCCATCTCTGACCCCGGCTTGACTTCACGCCTgggccccagcctctcctgctgCCCATCACTCATGCCTCGTGTCCTTGTTAGGCATGCATGTGCTCACACTGGGAGCGCCCCATCAGGCAGCGTGCTCATTCTCTCTGAAGCCCtcctgggcctggcacacagtaggtgctcgaTTCTGGTACTCATGTGCAATGCTTGGAGGTCAACACCTGTGGTAGGGAAGAGCATCTCCCAGACTCAGAGCGGGCCCCTGCTCCCCCCAGCTCTCCTCTGGCCTCAGCTGGCCCTTCGTCTCTCTTGCAGCAACCTCGTATTGGAGGCAAAGGTGAGCTGAGAacaggctgtggggcccagcaaAGGCCACGGAGGGAAGTCTGGGCCATTAGTGGTTATCAGGTCTTTGTGAGGAGGGAAAGTAGCTGCTGAGATGTCTGTAGGCAAGAGCCTGGGCCATTCCTTCCTGGAACCATGGATTGGGAGTGCGACCTGGAGGCCTGGGAGCAGTGGTTCCAGAACCTGGCAGCAAGTCCCAGCTGGTTAAAAGTACACATTCCTGTGTGCCATTCCCTGAGATCTTCCAGCAGGACTGCAAGGGCCTGGGAATCTGGATTTTCACAAGTTCCCTGGAGGACTGGTGTAACATAGACTTGCTGATGTAATTCCAAACCCCGGCCTGCACAGATGCCCTTGACAGCCTCCCCCGGGTGGAGGGATGACCAGCCCCTCCCCAAGGCCAGCACCCCACTTCCTTCAGCCAATCCACCTCAGAAAGCTCTGGAGTGCCACCACTAGGACACCTTCCTCTGGACACTGTCGGATTGTCACAGTCCCTCTTAAAGTTTGGTGCTCGGAAAACACCCAGCTCCtcggggaggaaggaggagagatgaaCACCCTCTACTTTGTTATTAGGGGCTCAGGTCCTCTGTTGGGTGGTCTGCCATCCGGGCTGGGCCCCAGCAGCACGTGGCAGGTTAAAATGTGGAGGTTTGGTCAGTTGCCCCCTGTTACCGCAGCAGCTGGATTCTCTGGTGGCTGGAGATCCTTGTCCCTGGCTCAGGACAGTGGCTTTCGTTACCTGGCTGGAATTAAACAATAGCAGCTACTTTGTAGCAAGCCATTTCAATGTTGGGCCCTGTACCGAGCACGTCTCACACTGTCTCACGGACTCCTCCAGCAGCCCTATGAGGCAGGTTATTGTTGGGGCCACTTTGCCCTTTAGGACCTGGAGGCCTTGAGAGGGGAACTCTCTTGCCCCGAGTCTGTGGGCCAGGAAAGTGGGGAGACTGGAACTGATCCCGGGATGGGAAGGCTGGACCTGGAGTGCTCTGAGAGGACTGGGGAGAGGGAAGtgagctggggtgaggggaggccGGGCTCCTCATGCCAAGGCGGGCCTGCTGCAGTCCCTGCCCACCAGGATGCCACCTTCCTGTACACGGAGCCCCTGGGCCGGTTGCTGGGTTTGTGGATCGCACTGGAGGACACCACGGTGGAGAACGGCTGCCTCTGGTTCATCCCTGGCTCCCACACCAGTGAGAACACCTGTTTCTCCCTGCCCACTAGTACCCCACCCTCATGGGAGAGGGaccagggaaaaaagagaggCTAAAGGCTCCATCTTTGCCTGCAGGTGGAGTGTCCAGAAGGATGGTCCGGACCCCTgctggttccatgactgggatcTCCATCCGGGGATCAGACCCAGCCTGGGACAACAGCCTCTATGTGCCCACAGAAGTGGGGAGAGGTAGGCAGGATGCAGAGGACAGTGAGGCAGGGCCCTGAGGCCATGCTCGTGGGCGTGTGCTTTTAGCACCCAGCTCACCTGAGGGCTATGAAGTCACAGAAAGAGGGAAGGTCAGACTGGGAAGTCAGGAAGCAGTGGGAGCAACAGTTCTCCCAGATCAGGCTAGAATCCAGACTCGGCTATGTTGGGGCTGTCTCTTTGAGCAAATGACTGAAACTctgcaagcctcagtttccccaaatgtaAAGCGGGGAAGTCAGTGGGATGATGTATATAAGATGCATACATGGAAGCTGTATGGTGCACAGCAAGTGCTCAACAGATGCTGGCTATTAGGACAACCCCTTCCTTTTAGAAAAGGGAGAATTGAGGTCCAGCTCAGCGTCCACTGGCGAGGTCCCagctgcctggcacagaacagaCAGCTTCTGCCTGGGTCTACTAATACCACGCAGGGGATGCCCTTGCTCAGGCTTGCCCAGGGCATGGGACACAGCAGAAGGGACTGATCCCAAGGAACCCAGGTTCAACAGCACAGCCTCCAACCCTGGGGCAGGCTGCAGGCCCCTGAGCCGTCAGGGACGAGAATGGGTGTGAATAGGCCACAAAACCTCTTGAGGGAGGGGGGCCCCATGTCCCTTCCTGCCCTGAGTGTTCTGACCTGCTGTGTCCCTGCCAGGATCCCTCATCCTAATTCATGGAGAAGTGGTGCACAAGAGCGAGCAGAACCTGTCTGACCGCTCGCGCCATGTCTACACTTTCCATCTCATGGAAGCCTCTGGCACCGTCTGGAGCCCAGAGAACTGGTAGGTGGCAGGGTGTGTTGCAGCCCAGGCTCCTGAAGACGTCCTGGAGGCTGAGAGCAGTGGTGCTGGCATTTCAAGGTCACCTCTTCTATCCTCTGCAGGCTCCAGCCAACAGCTGAGCTGCCCTTTCCCCCACTGTACACCTAAGTGCCGTCTCAGGGTGGGGACACTGCCCCTCCTGGTGAAGCCGTGGGCTGCAAATACCAGCGGGTCACCTGAACCCCCAGCTGCAACCAGGAAGCcgtctctctcctcctgggctTTCCTTATGCCAGTatctgcacccctcggccctgcAGATGTGGCTGGAGGTGACAGCCGGGCAGCAGGAGCCCGGGCTGGGTGGCCTTCTCaagatctctgtctctctgcctccccgCTGCCCAACACCACCTCCCTCTAGAGCCAGCCTCTCAGCCGTGAAAGGGTTCTGGCCACTTCCCTGCCGGCTTCttactcttctctcctctcagatGGAATTCTGATGATTGCAGTGCAAGATACTGAATAAAAATAACCCCTGATTACTGATGTGCTAGATATTGAATAAAAATGACCCCTAAATGCAGcttctccatccttctttccCAAGCAGCCTCGCTCTCAAGATCAGAGCCCAGCTGAAAATCATCCCAGacaccccagcccagcctggtgaGGGCTGCATGATTTTAATACCAATACGTGACATTTTGTGGGCACTCACCGTGCCGACCGCTCTACATGCTTCATCTTACTGAGCCCTCACACCTTCCAGGTCTGTGCTCTAACCACccccatttatagatgaagaagctgaggcatgCGAAGCTTAAGAGACCTGCCCGTCACAAAGCTGTGCAGTTGTTCAGCGATGGCAGCCTGATCCAGAGCCTGTGCTTCTGCCCTCTCCGTTCCTGGGCCTCCTTGCATGCGGAGGGGAAAGAAGCCCAGGACTGGGAATCCAGAGTCCCACATTCTGGTCCTGGCTCTGTGACCAACTCGCTTTCTGGCCTCAGGCCaggcccttcctctctctgggcctgttttccCACTTGCACAATCAGGGGGCCAGATGAGGGGCTCCATGGGTCCCTCCATCTTCGACATGCTTCCTTCTGCAGGAACAATGACCGAATCCAAAACCTGCTTAG
Above is a genomic segment from Equus przewalskii isolate Varuska chromosome 26, EquPr2, whole genome shotgun sequence containing:
- the LOC139073304 gene encoding phytanoyl-CoA dioxygenase domain-containing protein 1-like isoform X9, which codes for MSLPTAVRNFLLASSTRQKSSRKPRWAPGAGPAVTPCRCLSPSDTPSPQDNTEYFLSSGDKIRFFFEKGVFDEKGNFLVPPEKSINKIDHALHAHDPVFKGATHSSKVQAVARSLGFHMPVVVQSMYIFKQPRIGGKVPAHQDATFLYTEPLGRLLGLWIALEDTTVENGCLWFIPGSHTSGVSRRMVRTPAGSMTGISIRGSDPAWDNSLYVPTEVGRGSLILIHGEVVHKSEQNLSDRSRHVYTFHLMEASGTVWSPENWLQPTAELPFPPLYT